The following coding sequences lie in one Amycolatopsis cihanbeyliensis genomic window:
- a CDS encoding response regulator transcription factor: MSEAAGRVLVVDDDETVRDVVRRYLELAGFTVDVAGDGAEALRSFADRPADLVVLDVMMPGINGLEVCRRLRQTSEVPVVMLTALGEEENRIAGLQLGADDYVTKPFSPRELALRVASVLRRARMPRRQPTRTELADGDLLLRLDARQAVLDGAELPLTTREFDLLAFFLSHPGTAYSRADLLEKVWGWDFGDQSTVTVHVRRLREKIERDPAKPTRVATVWGVGYRYDTGQPGRQS, from the coding sequence GACGACGACGAGACGGTGCGCGATGTGGTGCGCCGCTATCTCGAGCTCGCGGGCTTCACGGTCGACGTGGCGGGGGACGGGGCGGAGGCGTTGCGCAGCTTCGCGGACCGGCCGGCCGACCTGGTGGTGCTGGACGTGATGATGCCGGGGATCAACGGCCTGGAGGTGTGCCGCCGGCTGCGGCAGACCAGCGAGGTGCCGGTGGTGATGCTGACCGCGCTCGGCGAGGAGGAGAACCGGATCGCCGGGCTGCAACTCGGCGCGGACGACTACGTGACCAAACCGTTCAGCCCGCGCGAGCTGGCGCTGCGGGTCGCCTCGGTGCTGCGCAGGGCGCGGATGCCCCGCAGGCAGCCGACCCGTACCGAGCTGGCCGACGGTGACCTGCTGCTGCGGCTGGACGCGCGGCAGGCCGTTCTCGACGGTGCCGAGCTGCCGCTGACCACGCGGGAGTTCGACCTGCTCGCGTTCTTCCTGAGCCACCCCGGAACCGCGTACTCCCGAGCGGACCTGCTGGAGAAGGTGTGGGGCTGGGATTTCGGTGACCAGTCCACTGTGACCGTCCATGTGCGACGGTTGCGGGAGAAGATCGAGCGCGATCCGGCCAAGCCGACAAGGGTGGCCACGGTATGGGGCGTGGGCTATCGCTACGACACCGGACAGCCGGGACGGCAGTCGTGA